In Kordiimonas sp. SCSIO 12610, the following are encoded in one genomic region:
- a CDS encoding response regulator — protein sequence MLKNLALKTLIPILFLISGLILIFAFYIIVIPAAKKETYEFAEKQSRLLMQSHQGRLDTLLSSGNETRIGYDIFFAAADERIKMILVIDEKNTIQYAHRSRLVGETIDNIGIAFSRDLIDTTTKYGTISVDRVTDQSDLIAAYAGLTFVTPDNTINRWTLIIVEDYGTVLDHITSIVTFPSELLATFFIIIGTGLVAILGLRLRKRLTPLLDSAAAIANGNTNVRSNLSGQDEFAELSMAFDHMAEQFENQQKQLKIAKDTAEKANRTKTLFLAGISHEIRTPLTNIIGFLELIDQPTTNADDIKLFSQSAKVSADTLLGLIEDIMQFSKLDSGEIIPINEPFCLNLLVQTIVEPYTQQLSENFLDIRIESESDEPIWIESDYRIIRQILMNLLSNAIKFTLNGTITVGLGIRDKSEHNSIATIWVEDSGIGMKPSLRSEIEDFLNRPQDKQYEDALGLGVSICKQLSSLLNGQWTIESIEGEGSKFTLEIETTKAAPQTELSFKDINIHQQNQLNILIVDDHTVNRLLIQSIVEKWGHSVTCVDSGPEAIEAVKATLIYPDKPFFDVCLLDINMPNMNGYETIQNIRTLSEKTARLPSIAITANVSEQDRTECLKHEIEGFVPKPIDTENLAAELFRVTHILETNSKRQ from the coding sequence ATGCTTAAGAATCTCGCTCTTAAAACCCTGATACCGATCCTCTTCCTTATTAGCGGGCTAATTCTGATTTTCGCATTCTATATAATCGTTATCCCCGCTGCTAAAAAAGAGACTTACGAATTTGCTGAAAAACAATCTCGATTATTGATGCAATCGCACCAAGGTCGATTAGATACGTTGCTTAGTAGCGGAAATGAAACCAGAATTGGTTATGATATCTTTTTTGCAGCAGCTGATGAACGCATAAAAATGATATTGGTTATCGATGAAAAAAATACCATTCAATATGCCCACCGCTCAAGATTAGTTGGAGAGACTATTGATAATATTGGCATTGCATTCTCTAGAGACTTAATCGATACAACGACAAAGTATGGCACTATCTCGGTTGATAGAGTAACCGATCAATCAGACCTAATTGCCGCCTATGCTGGTTTAACCTTTGTTACACCTGACAATACAATAAACCGCTGGACACTGATCATTGTTGAAGACTATGGAACGGTCTTGGATCATATTACGTCTATTGTTACCTTCCCATCTGAACTCTTGGCAACATTCTTCATCATTATCGGCACTGGCCTCGTTGCAATATTAGGTTTAAGACTTAGAAAAAGACTAACACCACTGCTGGACAGTGCGGCAGCTATTGCAAATGGCAATACAAATGTTCGAAGCAACCTGAGTGGTCAAGATGAGTTCGCTGAACTCAGCATGGCATTTGACCACATGGCAGAACAGTTCGAAAATCAACAGAAACAATTAAAAATAGCAAAAGACACAGCCGAAAAAGCAAATCGTACTAAAACCTTGTTCCTCGCTGGCATTAGTCACGAGATACGAACACCGCTTACAAATATCATTGGCTTTTTGGAACTCATAGACCAACCCACAACCAATGCCGATGACATCAAACTATTCTCGCAATCTGCTAAGGTGTCGGCGGACACGCTTCTCGGTTTAATCGAAGATATCATGCAGTTTTCCAAGTTGGATTCTGGTGAAATAATACCAATAAACGAACCTTTCTGCTTAAATCTTCTGGTTCAAACAATTGTAGAACCATACACCCAACAACTCAGTGAAAACTTTTTGGATATCCGGATTGAGAGCGAATCTGATGAACCCATTTGGATAGAAAGCGATTACAGAATTATCCGTCAAATTTTGATGAATTTACTCAGTAACGCAATTAAATTTACATTGAATGGCACCATCACCGTAGGCTTGGGGATAAGAGACAAATCTGAACATAATTCAATTGCGACAATTTGGGTTGAAGACAGCGGTATAGGCATGAAGCCATCATTACGTTCAGAAATTGAGGATTTCCTGAACAGGCCCCAAGACAAACAATATGAAGATGCATTGGGCTTGGGCGTTTCAATATGCAAGCAACTGAGTTCACTATTGAATGGGCAGTGGACCATTGAGTCTATCGAGGGTGAAGGAAGTAAATTCACTCTAGAAATAGAAACAACCAAAGCAGCCCCTCAAACGGAGCTATCCTTTAAAGACATCAATATTCATCAACAAAACCAACTTAACATTCTAATTGTTGACGATCACACAGTGAACCGCCTGCTGATCCAAAGTATCGTCGAAAAATGGGGGCATTCTGTTACTTGCGTCGATAGCGGACCAGAAGCTATTGAAGCCGTAAAAGCGACTTTAATTTACCCTGACAAACCCTTCTTTGATGTTTGCTTGCTTGATATCAATATGCCAAACATGAACGGGTATGAAACGATCCAAAACATTCGAACTTTATCAGAGAAAACAGCACGTTTACCAAGTATCGCCATCACAGCCAACGTCAGCGAACAAGATCGCACAGAATGTTTAAAGCATGAAATTGAAGGATTTGTTCCCAAACCGATTGACACAGAAAACCTCGCTGCGGAGCTTTTCCGTGTCACACATATTTTGGAAACCAATTCGAAGAGGCAATAA
- the pgk gene encoding phosphoglycerate kinase: MAFNRISDFGDLTGKRAVVRVDLNVPMQDGVVTDDTRLQAVKPTVEAVLKAGGKCVLLAHFGRPKGQKVSEMSLKPVVPALADVLGCDVAFAELGSELPGTNVVVMENTRFEAGEEKNDAELAKRYAALGDVYINDAFSCAHRAHASTEAIAKLLPAAAGETMGAELEALDNALGNPKSPVVAVVGGAKVSSKLAVLENLVAKVDHLIIGGGMANTFLYAGGVDVGASLCENDLKDTALAILASAEKAGCQVHLPSDVVVAKEFKANAENRTITADDVASDEMILDAGPETVTALCDVLENANTLVWNGPMGAFEMEPFDRATVALAQKAAYLTDEGSLLSVAGGGDTVAALAHAGAKDSFTHISTAGGAFLEWMEGRELPGVEALKK, from the coding sequence ATGGCATTTAATCGAATTTCTGACTTTGGTGATTTGACGGGTAAACGTGCAGTAGTCCGTGTGGATTTAAACGTTCCAATGCAAGATGGTGTTGTAACCGATGATACGCGCCTTCAAGCCGTGAAGCCGACTGTTGAGGCAGTGCTGAAGGCCGGCGGTAAATGTGTTTTACTCGCGCACTTCGGTCGACCCAAAGGACAAAAAGTATCCGAAATGTCACTGAAACCCGTAGTGCCGGCACTAGCTGATGTTTTGGGCTGTGATGTGGCTTTTGCAGAATTGGGTAGTGAATTGCCTGGGACGAATGTTGTTGTGATGGAAAACACGCGTTTTGAAGCAGGTGAAGAAAAGAATGATGCCGAACTTGCCAAGCGCTATGCAGCGTTGGGTGATGTTTATATTAACGATGCCTTTTCATGTGCGCACCGCGCTCATGCATCCACAGAGGCGATTGCAAAACTACTGCCCGCAGCCGCCGGTGAAACAATGGGGGCTGAACTTGAGGCTCTGGATAACGCTCTCGGCAATCCGAAATCACCGGTTGTTGCTGTTGTAGGTGGTGCTAAGGTTTCTTCAAAACTTGCAGTGCTTGAAAACCTCGTCGCGAAAGTAGATCACCTAATTATTGGGGGCGGCATGGCGAACACCTTCCTTTATGCTGGGGGTGTTGATGTTGGTGCAAGCCTCTGTGAAAATGACCTTAAAGACACGGCGCTTGCTATCCTCGCGAGTGCAGAAAAAGCAGGATGTCAGGTACATCTGCCGAGTGATGTCGTCGTCGCTAAAGAGTTTAAAGCAAATGCAGAAAATCGCACCATTACGGCTGATGATGTAGCTTCAGATGAAATGATATTGGATGCAGGCCCCGAAACTGTAACCGCTCTCTGTGACGTTTTGGAAAATGCAAACACGCTTGTGTGGAACGGCCCAATGGGTGCCTTTGAAATGGAACCTTTTGACCGGGCGACCGTGGCACTGGCGCAAAAAGCAGCATACCTAACTGATGAAGGCTCGCTTCTTAGTGTTGCTGGTGGCGGTGATACAGTAGCCGCTCTTGCGCATGCAGGGGCAAAAGACAGCTTTACCCATATCTCTACGGCAGGTGGTGCATTCCTTGAGTGGATGGAAGGCCGTGAACTACCGGGTGTGGAAGCCCTTAAAAAGTAA